CTAGACGATGAGTACGTCCCATTGTCAAAAGAATTGAAGGAGCTCAAATTTGATATGCATGTCTTTTTCATTGGCCTGGATTCACCAGTTAGCAAACTTTCATCTACTAAAACCTGCCCTGTCAGTAGGAGACAATCACAAGGCATAGTCATCTTCGAATTAATAATGATCACATCTCCTATGGTTAGGTTACTAGAGGGGACATGTTGAACGATTGAATTTCTATAGACAGTCACGATGGTGTTGTTGTTGGATTGTATGTTTtcataaatttcttttttatttttttcatttttcataattttgttcacaaCACTTAGGAACGAGATGACTAGCCAAATGAGAGAAGTTATCACCtccttccaaaaaaaatttttgtatgttATGAATAGCTGGAACATGTAAATTCCATCCAGCAGCTCtctttttatgcttttaaaGAAGGAGCAAAATTCGAGGTGTATATTGTTGTAGCCGTAATCATTTAGGTTGTTAATAATTTCGCTGTTGTTtagtcctcctttttttagtaGGTAGTTGAAGTCGAGGCTGTGCACCTTTTCCTCAATGGTGTGCGCGATGTTGTGGAATGCATCCTTCTCTTCGTTGTATACGTACTTCATGCTTCTAAAGAAGAAGTAGCGCAGGTTCTTTTCGTTTGTCTGCACTTTTATCTTGTGCACTgtcagggggggggaggctgTGCCCGCTTTGGTCTCCACCGGGGATGCCCCTTTGCCTGCCCCTTTGCCTGCCTCTTTGCCTGCCTCTTTACCGGCCGCTTTACCGGCCGCCTTTCCTGCCATTTTGTTGGCCCCCTTTTCGTGGTAACCCAACGAGTGTCCCTTCCTCGCATGCCCGCTTAACAAACGCGTGTCTTCCAAAATgtcttcatattttctgTGGTAGCCATCCTTTTGTCCCCCCCCAAGAGGGGGGCATCTCCCCTCCTCACTGTTGCCTGAGCGAGTACTTCCAAATTCTGCTCCCTTGTGGATGAAGCCCCACTTGGCAATTTCTAAAAAGAGCGCATGTTTTATCACCCCTAGGTAGCGTACATACAAATTCGCATAATGTTGGAAGCGTTTTCCCAATGTGTGATACCACCTGTTAGCCCAGCTAACGGCATGGAAGAAACTTCGCCTAAGGGAAGTCTTACACGTGTTGGCGTACTCATCACTTTTGGTGTATATTAACACATAATCACTCTCCTTCAGTAGAGAgggtttcaaaaaaaagctgtGCAGATGTTTCCTGACTGTCAAAATGCCATACGTAATGGAAaagcagaggaggagaaaaatgaagaaaataaaggcTCGGTCATTCCATAAGACTTCACCCCCCTCGTGTATGCAATACTCATTAGCAATTAAAAAGAGGATAATGATATGGGTGCATACATACAGGAAGATAGAGGCATTCTTCAGAGCGAACCCGACAAAGCTATTTTGGTACCCTTCCTGTCGAACTACGATGTCGTCCGAGTCGTCCTCCTCGCCAGCCTCGTAAATGTAGTTAAAAAATTCgatcttctcattttttgcgtGTGACTCGCtattcttccatttgtgcctttcatttattttgcttctaAATCGATTTTTGCGTAGACACCATACCAGGAAGCTTATCAGCaggaagaagtagaagaagcAGATGTACGTGAGTTCGGAGTAGGTCAATGGCAGGCTGTCCGCTTTGCAAACCCGGCCCATGTTGCCTATTCCTCCGCGCGAGGGGCCTTCTCCCCAGGGTTTCTTCTATTTTGGTTAGCGAGCCACGCAGCGGATCCGCTTTAGCGGAGTACGTCTAATGCCTGGAGGAGCCCTTCTTTGGAGGCCCTATATCTGTTGGAGGATCCTCACTCGTTAGCGGAGAAACTTCTTCGCAGGTGGGAAGGTCAATGAGTTCCCTTCTTGGGCAAACACGAAagggttccctttttggtaAATACAAAtgggttccctttttgggcAAACACGAAAGGATTCCCTTTTTGGGTAAATACAAATGGGTTCCCTTCTCCTCCACTGCTACGAAGCGACATAATCGCGTTGGTCTCTGTGCCTCGCGAAATGAGTAGGGTTAAGCGCAACCTCTCGCCTCACACCACACAGGAGCCAAACTGCGCAAAACGGTTGCGCATCTGTGGGTCGGTGTAAAATGCATTTGAGTATCTTcaccataaaaaaatgacgccctttttttgcaactgcGCGTTAACTGGCAGGGTTACAAAAGttagggggggaaataaaaaaataaaaggtaaacgtaaacgtaaaaataaaaataaatccaaaCATGAACCCGGAAGGGTACATCCCTAAGATGGTGACTCACGGGATTTACATAAACATGCTCTTGGGTAGCTACGTACAAATCTTCGTGCTGCCTTTTGCCTTTTGCGCATGTAGGGGGAAGTTGCACGGGAAATATCACAGAAAGTAGAGGCTTTCCCTACGTGTAAAAATGCGCCTACGGAGGAAAAACGTCAGCTGGCTTGTTGCCACTGCACTCTCTCAATTAATCACTTATACACAGGTGGAGTGCACGTGAGGATGTTTGCGTGAAAAAGGCGACTCGCTTTTGAGGAGAGTTGTGTGGGCATTCTCCGATCGGGTGAGATCAACCAAGTAGGGGGGAAGGTCCTTTGTGCATTCGATATGCCTGCGCCCAGTGCAGgctcggaaaaaaaagcaccgCGTACCGTTTCTGCGCTGTTTTTCCTGCCCTTCGCTTTGCGCTTCTGAGCAGGCATGTCGCGAGAAACATGGCGGGTATTTCGCGTGCGGGGAATTGTACGTCCGCTTTGCTGGGTCGTTTTGCTGGGCCAGTTTGGTTTGGCTTACTCAGTGTGGCTTACTCAGTGTGGCCTACTCTGTTTTGCCTACTCGGTTTGGGCTACTCGGTTTGGGCTACTCGGTTTGGGCTACTCGGTTTGGGCTATTCGGTTAGGCTTACTCTGTTTGGACcactcttctttttcctattttgtcACTTGCTCATCGTCCGCTGCCATGTtggtattcctttttttcgcctcgAAATTGTGCCAGCGCAGTCTCGAATTTTGTATAGTGCCCCCACGGGGGAGCCACCGACGCCGCGACCAATAAAATCGCGCCTGTTAGAGACGTGCTTCTCCGAGGCGGGCCCCACGGTGTGCACCCACTGACCCGTTCAGAGGCCCATTCGGCGGTGCCTTCAAAGTGTGCCGTCGGGGTGACTTTTTAAGATCGCTCCTTTTGCCGCTTCCTTCGCCGCTTCCTTTGCCTCTTTCTTCTACCGCTTCCTTTTACCGCTTCCTTTGCCTCTTTCTTCTACCGCTTCCTTTTACCGCTTCCTTTGCCTCTTTCTTCTACCGCTTCCTTTTACCGCTTCCTTTGCCGCTCCCTTCTAATGTCCCCCACTGGAGGGGGCTCCTGAGGAAAATTCCCCATAGGGTCAACATATGCATTTCGAGcaaccgttttttttttttcccacgagTTAAACAACTCGAATTCGAACTCGAACTCTAACACGACCCGCCCACGCCAAAGGAAGTCAACAGCATATAGATGCATCGTTCGGGGAAAGAACAAGAAGGCATAttaccccattttttcgcatgcacttgtggaaaaaaaaaaaaaaaaaaaatcgaactTGGAGTGTCAAACGGTATGATtaaacacatacatatggATACGTAAGCATGTGCGTGTTTGTATGTTTGTTTGTAAAACTAGATGCGACCTGACTAGTCGATTTGTTTACTAGAATGATTAAACGTGGGGAACCCTTGCGCTCCAAGTTTGAGTACAAGTACCTGCTTTACGCCCTGTCGTTTGTGTCGCTGAACTTGGGTAAGGGAAGGAAGAGTTGCTGTCTCTCGCGCGGAAGTCTCTCGTGTGGGCGTTTCCGATGTGTCGAATGAACGCTCGAAGGGGTGCGCACCTACGCTTAGCCGTTTTGGCCTCCCCGAGACGCATGCAGTTGGTTAAGACATCGCTCTCGCGattgcccattttgcgacTGCCCATTTTGCGACTCCCATTTTGCGACTCCCATTTTGCGACAGCCCATTTTGCTACTCCCCCCTCGCAGGAGTTTGCAATGAGTACATTAaacggaaaaaggaaaagtacaAACATGAGGAGCAGAAGATTTACTTCCACCTGACGGAGAAGAATTTTGAATTTAtcgataaaaagaaatatgcgAATAGAATCGAAAAGGTATGCGCAAATTTCAACTTACCCCTTGTCGCCATTTCTGGGGCAGCAAATAATTACTACCCTGTGGACTACCACTTGCAATATTTGAATAACCTGTTTGAAGGGAAAAGAGACGATTTAAGAAAGTTGATCgaagatgggaaaaaaagaaaagtagATGCAAACAAACATGTAGAGGCAATAGTGGAGGATGTGATAAAATTTATGGAGGTCCAGTGTGCAGTTTCGAATCACGAAGGGGAAGAGATGCATTCTTCCCCCGCAGTGCAATCTTTTTTGGGGAACCTGAATTGGACACACTTTAAGGAATTCATTTTGGAGCGTAACAGGGTTAAGGTTAAATCGGTCGGAGAGTTTGTAGACACCCTGATCGATGAGCTATATGTCTATGCGTACATCTACCTGTTAGTGAATTACAAGAGAAACAACTTTTTCGACTTTGTGAGGAGGAAGCGGTCGTACAGGCACTGCAGTGAAAATGTGGGGAAGGATCTCGGCTTGGAGCTAAGCAGTTACTTGGGGCTCGGCCCGACTGGCGCAGAAGCAGCGGTAAGCGTGACAGAAGCTACTATGAAAAGTGATCCCGTCGTCGAACCTGCTAAGTACGTCCTGAACATCGACAC
The sequence above is drawn from the Plasmodium cynomolgi strain B DNA, chromosome 10, whole genome shotgun sequence genome and encodes:
- a CDS encoding hypothetical protein (putative) translates to MIKRGEPLRSKFEYKYLLYALSFVSLNLGVCNEYIKRKKEKYKHEEQKIYFHLTEKNFEFIDKKKYANRIEKVCANFNLPLVAISGAANNYYPVDYHLQYLNNLFEGKRDDLRKLIEDGKKRKVDANKHVEAIVEDVIKFMEVQCAVSNHEGEEMHSSPAVQSFLGNLNWTHFKEFILERNRVKVKSVGEFVDTLIDELYVYAYIYLLVNYKRNNFFDFVRRKRSYRHCSENVGKDLGLELSSYLGLGPTGAEAAVSVTEATMKSDPVVEPAKYVLNIDTVKEIQASLATYGVVVLKNFLRKADMEKIKKDLFLDKKDINVSPLLMDKDNNIFCIRPTRGRQYCILRNSKVSDLFTNLQQYWMNIIYAYLPIGVYQNVYDLMEKNAILKMDNFKSVNVSSERNDKIFLSELQLVNNEPLSEIQSHHVDNGLSGVSVILPINKINEESGNFEFFLGTHLFTSIKMKKKGRKKFTILRDFYRYITKQDVIIYDSKILHRGLSNNLWVKNSSLIYRYDYQKYPPPGQDFIDICSYNFIGKCISVFNFLGKYL